A genomic segment from Anabas testudineus chromosome 6, fAnaTes1.2, whole genome shotgun sequence encodes:
- the eps8l2 gene encoding epidermal growth factor receptor kinase substrate 8-like protein 2 isoform X2: protein MSDSGPPSSQANGVARSDTRMSAKALYEQRKKYSNSNYIMHETSQYHVEHLSTFIMDKTESIVTVDDAIKKFVLLDSKDKIWTQEMLLQVTDKAVRLLDCDTQEELENFPLPTIHMCQTVLNQTRYPSVLLLVCQDKEQHKPDIHFFHCDEVEAEMVHADVDSAIGDNKHGKKMRLQTLKVNQEKMKHQRETILPPSPSKGSAPAPKGRVAATNTQDRRASGQSDTESHEKLAQRIEKDVQILNCALDDIEIFVARLQKAAEAFSQLNQRNKSKKNKKKGPAEGMLTLRAKPPSEAEFIDSLQKLKLALNLLAKLKKHIQNPSASELVHFLFGPLELVLQSCGSPELARSVISPHLSKDAVEFLQGHLTPKEMTIFELLGDGWTKPRADWPRDKCAPPYYPKFRNGWEPPAELFRTAPWETEGPTGPLGSPTSPDYKKHSAEEFYGSHSSNSSNGSYNGTLPSRKYAKIRYHFVARNANELSVLQDEILEVIEDDKQWWKLRNRSGQAGYVPFNILDVVKIEEPEGVHNQHGYRTSPPASLSHGDSFNKGRPKDKIMDDVTTELLMTITANKNQPRKFRIERSSGSQVPLTFESNPEQVTAWLNSKGFSKPTVECLGILTGAQLFSLNKEELKAVCGDEGGRVYCQVTVQKEQLEKTNGDSELKEIMKRRQERIESSSKD, encoded by the exons ATGAGCGACTCGGGACCTCCATCGAGCCAAGCCAA TGGAGTGGCCAGATCGGACACCAGGATGAGCGCCAAGGCTCTCTATG aacagaggaaaaaataCTCCAACTCCAACTATATCATGCATGAGACGTCACAGTATCATGTTGAG CATCTCTCAACCTTCATTATGGATAAGACAGAGTCCATTGTCAcagtggatgatgccatcaaGAAATTTGTCCTTTTGGACTCAAAGGACAAAATATGGACACAAGAGATGCTCTTGCAGGTCACTGACAAGGCAGTCAGGCTCCTGGACTGTGACACACAG GAAGAGCTGGAAAACTTCCCTCTCCCCACCATCCACATGTGTCAGACTGTGCTCAATCAGACACGTTAcccctctgtgctgctgctcgTGTGTCAGGACAAGGAGCAGCACAAACCGGACATCCACTTCTTCCACTGTGATGAGGTGGAG GCTGAGATGGTTCATGCAGACGTAGACAGTGCCATTGGAGACAACAAGCATGGAAAGAAAATGAGGCTTCAGACTTTGAa GGTGAACCAGGAGAAAATGAAGCATCAGAGAGAAACCATACTCCCTCCCTCACCCTCTAAGGGCTCCGCACCTGCTCCAAAGGGACGAGTGGctgctacaaacacacaag ACAGACGAGCATCTGGACAAAGTGACACAGAGTCACATGAAAAGCTGGCCCAGCGCATTGAGAAGGACGTG CAAATTCTCAACTGTGCACTGGACGACATAGAGATCTTTGTGGCGCGGCTGCAAAAGGCAGCAGAGGCCTTTTCTCAGCTCAACCAGCGCAACAAGAGtaagaagaataagaagaaagGACCAGCAG AGGGCATGCTGACTCTTCGAGCCAAGCCCCCCTCCGAAGCGGAGTTCATTGATAGCCTGCAGAAACTGAAGCTGGCCCTCAACCTCTTG GCCAAACTGAAGAAGCACATACAGAATCCGAGTGCATCTGAGCTGGTTCATTTCCTCTTTGGCCCTCTGGAACTG GTGCTGCAGAGCTGTGGAAGTCCTGAACTAGCACGTTCGGTCATCTCCCCTCACCTCTCCAAAGATGCTGTTGAATTTCTGCAGGGACACCTCACCCCCAAAGAGATGACCATCTTTGAGCTGCTTGGCGACGGATGGACTAAGCCCAG GGCAGACTGGCCCAGGGATAAGTGTGCTCCTCCTTACTACCCAAAGTTTCGGAATGGCTGGGAGCCGCCAGCAGAGCTTTTCAGGACGGCCCCATGGGAAACAGAGGGGCCCACGGGACCCCTGGGATCTCCCACTAGCCCTGATTACAAGAAACACTCAGCAGAAGAg ttttatgGAAGTCATTCCTCAAACTCATCAAATGG GTCTTACAACGGGACGCTCCCTTCCCGCAAATATGCCAAAATTCGCTACCACTTTGTAGCGAGGAATGCCAACGAGCTGTCAGTGCTGCAGGACGAAATCCTGGAG GTGATAGAGGATGACAAACAGTGGTGGAAACTGCGGAATCGCAGTGGCCAAGCCGGCTACGTCCCCTTTAATATCCTTGATGTTGTGAAGATAGAGGAACCAGAGGGCGTCCATAACCAG CATGGCTACAGGACGTCCCCTCCTGCTTCTCTCAGCCATGGAGACAGTTTCAACAAGGGTAGACCCAAAGACAAAA taatggatgacgtcaccactgaGTTGTTAATGACAATCACCGCTAACAAAAACCAGCCACGAAAGTTCCGTATTGAGCGATCGTCTGGCAGCCAGGTCCCTCTCACCTTTGAGTCAAACCCAGAGCAGGTGACTGCATGGCTCAACTCTAAAGGTTTCTCAAAACC GACGGTTGAATGTTTGGGGATTCTGACTGGAGCCCAACTGTTTTCCCTCAACAAAGAAGAACTGAAGGCAGTCTGCGGAGATGAAGGCGGTCGTGTCTACTGTCAGGTCACTGTGCAGAAAGAACAGCTGGAG aAGACGAATGGAGATTCAGAGCTGAAGGAGATCATGAAGCGGAGGCAGGAGAGGATCGAATCAAGCAGCAAAGACTGA
- the eps8l2 gene encoding epidermal growth factor receptor kinase substrate 8-like protein 2 isoform X3, with product MKGAQRNPVSSSCHCSGVARSDTRMSAKALYEQRKKYSNSNYIMHETSQYHVEHLSTFIMDKTESIVTVDDAIKKFVLLDSKDKIWTQEMLLQVTDKAVRLLDCDTQEELENFPLPTIHMCQTVLNQTRYPSVLLLVCQDKEQHKPDIHFFHCDEVEAEMVHADVDSAIGDNKHGKKMRLQTLKVNQEKMKHQRETILPPSPSKGSAPAPKGRVAATNTQDRRASGQSDTESHEKLAQRIEKDVQILNCALDDIEIFVARLQKAAEAFSQLNQRNKKGMLTLRAKPPSEAEFIDSLQKLKLALNLLAKLKKHIQNPSASELVHFLFGPLELVLQSCGSPELARSVISPHLSKDAVEFLQGHLTPKEMTIFELLGDGWTKPRADWPRDKCAPPYYPKFRNGWEPPAELFRTAPWETEGPTGPLGSPTSPDYKKHSAEEFYGSHSSNSSNGSYNGTLPSRKYAKIRYHFVARNANELSVLQDEILEVIEDDKQWWKLRNRSGQAGYVPFNILDVVKIEEPEGVHNQHGYRTSPPASLSHGDSFNKGRPKDKIMDDVTTELLMTITANKNQPRKFRIERSSGSQVPLTFESNPEQVTAWLNSKGFSKPTVECLGILTGAQLFSLNKEELKAVCGDEGGRVYCQVTVQKEQLEKTNGDSELKEIMKRRQERIESSSKD from the exons ATGAAAGGTGCGCAGCGTAaccctgtctcctcttcttgtCATTGCAGTGGAGTGGCCAGATCGGACACCAGGATGAGCGCCAAGGCTCTCTATG aacagaggaaaaaataCTCCAACTCCAACTATATCATGCATGAGACGTCACAGTATCATGTTGAG CATCTCTCAACCTTCATTATGGATAAGACAGAGTCCATTGTCAcagtggatgatgccatcaaGAAATTTGTCCTTTTGGACTCAAAGGACAAAATATGGACACAAGAGATGCTCTTGCAGGTCACTGACAAGGCAGTCAGGCTCCTGGACTGTGACACACAG GAAGAGCTGGAAAACTTCCCTCTCCCCACCATCCACATGTGTCAGACTGTGCTCAATCAGACACGTTAcccctctgtgctgctgctcgTGTGTCAGGACAAGGAGCAGCACAAACCGGACATCCACTTCTTCCACTGTGATGAGGTGGAG GCTGAGATGGTTCATGCAGACGTAGACAGTGCCATTGGAGACAACAAGCATGGAAAGAAAATGAGGCTTCAGACTTTGAa GGTGAACCAGGAGAAAATGAAGCATCAGAGAGAAACCATACTCCCTCCCTCACCCTCTAAGGGCTCCGCACCTGCTCCAAAGGGACGAGTGGctgctacaaacacacaag ACAGACGAGCATCTGGACAAAGTGACACAGAGTCACATGAAAAGCTGGCCCAGCGCATTGAGAAGGACGTG CAAATTCTCAACTGTGCACTGGACGACATAGAGATCTTTGTGGCGCGGCTGCAAAAGGCAGCAGAGGCCTTTTCTCAGCTCAACCAGCGCAACAAGA AGGGCATGCTGACTCTTCGAGCCAAGCCCCCCTCCGAAGCGGAGTTCATTGATAGCCTGCAGAAACTGAAGCTGGCCCTCAACCTCTTG GCCAAACTGAAGAAGCACATACAGAATCCGAGTGCATCTGAGCTGGTTCATTTCCTCTTTGGCCCTCTGGAACTG GTGCTGCAGAGCTGTGGAAGTCCTGAACTAGCACGTTCGGTCATCTCCCCTCACCTCTCCAAAGATGCTGTTGAATTTCTGCAGGGACACCTCACCCCCAAAGAGATGACCATCTTTGAGCTGCTTGGCGACGGATGGACTAAGCCCAG GGCAGACTGGCCCAGGGATAAGTGTGCTCCTCCTTACTACCCAAAGTTTCGGAATGGCTGGGAGCCGCCAGCAGAGCTTTTCAGGACGGCCCCATGGGAAACAGAGGGGCCCACGGGACCCCTGGGATCTCCCACTAGCCCTGATTACAAGAAACACTCAGCAGAAGAg ttttatgGAAGTCATTCCTCAAACTCATCAAATGG GTCTTACAACGGGACGCTCCCTTCCCGCAAATATGCCAAAATTCGCTACCACTTTGTAGCGAGGAATGCCAACGAGCTGTCAGTGCTGCAGGACGAAATCCTGGAG GTGATAGAGGATGACAAACAGTGGTGGAAACTGCGGAATCGCAGTGGCCAAGCCGGCTACGTCCCCTTTAATATCCTTGATGTTGTGAAGATAGAGGAACCAGAGGGCGTCCATAACCAG CATGGCTACAGGACGTCCCCTCCTGCTTCTCTCAGCCATGGAGACAGTTTCAACAAGGGTAGACCCAAAGACAAAA taatggatgacgtcaccactgaGTTGTTAATGACAATCACCGCTAACAAAAACCAGCCACGAAAGTTCCGTATTGAGCGATCGTCTGGCAGCCAGGTCCCTCTCACCTTTGAGTCAAACCCAGAGCAGGTGACTGCATGGCTCAACTCTAAAGGTTTCTCAAAACC GACGGTTGAATGTTTGGGGATTCTGACTGGAGCCCAACTGTTTTCCCTCAACAAAGAAGAACTGAAGGCAGTCTGCGGAGATGAAGGCGGTCGTGTCTACTGTCAGGTCACTGTGCAGAAAGAACAGCTGGAG aAGACGAATGGAGATTCAGAGCTGAAGGAGATCATGAAGCGGAGGCAGGAGAGGATCGAATCAAGCAGCAAAGACTGA
- the eps8l2 gene encoding epidermal growth factor receptor kinase substrate 8-like protein 2 isoform X1 — protein MKGAQRNPVSSSCHCSGVARSDTRMSAKALYEQRKKYSNSNYIMHETSQYHVEHLSTFIMDKTESIVTVDDAIKKFVLLDSKDKIWTQEMLLQVTDKAVRLLDCDTQEELENFPLPTIHMCQTVLNQTRYPSVLLLVCQDKEQHKPDIHFFHCDEVEAEMVHADVDSAIGDNKHGKKMRLQTLKVNQEKMKHQRETILPPSPSKGSAPAPKGRVAATNTQDRRASGQSDTESHEKLAQRIEKDVQILNCALDDIEIFVARLQKAAEAFSQLNQRNKSKKNKKKGPAEGMLTLRAKPPSEAEFIDSLQKLKLALNLLAKLKKHIQNPSASELVHFLFGPLELVLQSCGSPELARSVISPHLSKDAVEFLQGHLTPKEMTIFELLGDGWTKPRADWPRDKCAPPYYPKFRNGWEPPAELFRTAPWETEGPTGPLGSPTSPDYKKHSAEEFYGSHSSNSSNGSYNGTLPSRKYAKIRYHFVARNANELSVLQDEILEVIEDDKQWWKLRNRSGQAGYVPFNILDVVKIEEPEGVHNQHGYRTSPPASLSHGDSFNKGRPKDKIMDDVTTELLMTITANKNQPRKFRIERSSGSQVPLTFESNPEQVTAWLNSKGFSKPTVECLGILTGAQLFSLNKEELKAVCGDEGGRVYCQVTVQKEQLEKTNGDSELKEIMKRRQERIESSSKD, from the exons ATGAAAGGTGCGCAGCGTAaccctgtctcctcttcttgtCATTGCAGTGGAGTGGCCAGATCGGACACCAGGATGAGCGCCAAGGCTCTCTATG aacagaggaaaaaataCTCCAACTCCAACTATATCATGCATGAGACGTCACAGTATCATGTTGAG CATCTCTCAACCTTCATTATGGATAAGACAGAGTCCATTGTCAcagtggatgatgccatcaaGAAATTTGTCCTTTTGGACTCAAAGGACAAAATATGGACACAAGAGATGCTCTTGCAGGTCACTGACAAGGCAGTCAGGCTCCTGGACTGTGACACACAG GAAGAGCTGGAAAACTTCCCTCTCCCCACCATCCACATGTGTCAGACTGTGCTCAATCAGACACGTTAcccctctgtgctgctgctcgTGTGTCAGGACAAGGAGCAGCACAAACCGGACATCCACTTCTTCCACTGTGATGAGGTGGAG GCTGAGATGGTTCATGCAGACGTAGACAGTGCCATTGGAGACAACAAGCATGGAAAGAAAATGAGGCTTCAGACTTTGAa GGTGAACCAGGAGAAAATGAAGCATCAGAGAGAAACCATACTCCCTCCCTCACCCTCTAAGGGCTCCGCACCTGCTCCAAAGGGACGAGTGGctgctacaaacacacaag ACAGACGAGCATCTGGACAAAGTGACACAGAGTCACATGAAAAGCTGGCCCAGCGCATTGAGAAGGACGTG CAAATTCTCAACTGTGCACTGGACGACATAGAGATCTTTGTGGCGCGGCTGCAAAAGGCAGCAGAGGCCTTTTCTCAGCTCAACCAGCGCAACAAGAGtaagaagaataagaagaaagGACCAGCAG AGGGCATGCTGACTCTTCGAGCCAAGCCCCCCTCCGAAGCGGAGTTCATTGATAGCCTGCAGAAACTGAAGCTGGCCCTCAACCTCTTG GCCAAACTGAAGAAGCACATACAGAATCCGAGTGCATCTGAGCTGGTTCATTTCCTCTTTGGCCCTCTGGAACTG GTGCTGCAGAGCTGTGGAAGTCCTGAACTAGCACGTTCGGTCATCTCCCCTCACCTCTCCAAAGATGCTGTTGAATTTCTGCAGGGACACCTCACCCCCAAAGAGATGACCATCTTTGAGCTGCTTGGCGACGGATGGACTAAGCCCAG GGCAGACTGGCCCAGGGATAAGTGTGCTCCTCCTTACTACCCAAAGTTTCGGAATGGCTGGGAGCCGCCAGCAGAGCTTTTCAGGACGGCCCCATGGGAAACAGAGGGGCCCACGGGACCCCTGGGATCTCCCACTAGCCCTGATTACAAGAAACACTCAGCAGAAGAg ttttatgGAAGTCATTCCTCAAACTCATCAAATGG GTCTTACAACGGGACGCTCCCTTCCCGCAAATATGCCAAAATTCGCTACCACTTTGTAGCGAGGAATGCCAACGAGCTGTCAGTGCTGCAGGACGAAATCCTGGAG GTGATAGAGGATGACAAACAGTGGTGGAAACTGCGGAATCGCAGTGGCCAAGCCGGCTACGTCCCCTTTAATATCCTTGATGTTGTGAAGATAGAGGAACCAGAGGGCGTCCATAACCAG CATGGCTACAGGACGTCCCCTCCTGCTTCTCTCAGCCATGGAGACAGTTTCAACAAGGGTAGACCCAAAGACAAAA taatggatgacgtcaccactgaGTTGTTAATGACAATCACCGCTAACAAAAACCAGCCACGAAAGTTCCGTATTGAGCGATCGTCTGGCAGCCAGGTCCCTCTCACCTTTGAGTCAAACCCAGAGCAGGTGACTGCATGGCTCAACTCTAAAGGTTTCTCAAAACC GACGGTTGAATGTTTGGGGATTCTGACTGGAGCCCAACTGTTTTCCCTCAACAAAGAAGAACTGAAGGCAGTCTGCGGAGATGAAGGCGGTCGTGTCTACTGTCAGGTCACTGTGCAGAAAGAACAGCTGGAG aAGACGAATGGAGATTCAGAGCTGAAGGAGATCATGAAGCGGAGGCAGGAGAGGATCGAATCAAGCAGCAAAGACTGA
- the eps8l2 gene encoding epidermal growth factor receptor kinase substrate 8-like protein 2 isoform X4, with amino-acid sequence MSLSEQRKKYSNSNYIMHETSQYHVEHLSTFIMDKTESIVTVDDAIKKFVLLDSKDKIWTQEMLLQVTDKAVRLLDCDTQEELENFPLPTIHMCQTVLNQTRYPSVLLLVCQDKEQHKPDIHFFHCDEVEAEMVHADVDSAIGDNKHGKKMRLQTLKVNQEKMKHQRETILPPSPSKGSAPAPKGRVAATNTQDRRASGQSDTESHEKLAQRIEKDVQILNCALDDIEIFVARLQKAAEAFSQLNQRNKSKKNKKKGPAEGMLTLRAKPPSEAEFIDSLQKLKLALNLLAKLKKHIQNPSASELVHFLFGPLELVLQSCGSPELARSVISPHLSKDAVEFLQGHLTPKEMTIFELLGDGWTKPRADWPRDKCAPPYYPKFRNGWEPPAELFRTAPWETEGPTGPLGSPTSPDYKKHSAEEFYGSHSSNSSNGSYNGTLPSRKYAKIRYHFVARNANELSVLQDEILEVIEDDKQWWKLRNRSGQAGYVPFNILDVVKIEEPEGVHNQHGYRTSPPASLSHGDSFNKGRPKDKIMDDVTTELLMTITANKNQPRKFRIERSSGSQVPLTFESNPEQVTAWLNSKGFSKPTVECLGILTGAQLFSLNKEELKAVCGDEGGRVYCQVTVQKEQLEKTNGDSELKEIMKRRQERIESSSKD; translated from the exons ATGTCTCTATCAG aacagaggaaaaaataCTCCAACTCCAACTATATCATGCATGAGACGTCACAGTATCATGTTGAG CATCTCTCAACCTTCATTATGGATAAGACAGAGTCCATTGTCAcagtggatgatgccatcaaGAAATTTGTCCTTTTGGACTCAAAGGACAAAATATGGACACAAGAGATGCTCTTGCAGGTCACTGACAAGGCAGTCAGGCTCCTGGACTGTGACACACAG GAAGAGCTGGAAAACTTCCCTCTCCCCACCATCCACATGTGTCAGACTGTGCTCAATCAGACACGTTAcccctctgtgctgctgctcgTGTGTCAGGACAAGGAGCAGCACAAACCGGACATCCACTTCTTCCACTGTGATGAGGTGGAG GCTGAGATGGTTCATGCAGACGTAGACAGTGCCATTGGAGACAACAAGCATGGAAAGAAAATGAGGCTTCAGACTTTGAa GGTGAACCAGGAGAAAATGAAGCATCAGAGAGAAACCATACTCCCTCCCTCACCCTCTAAGGGCTCCGCACCTGCTCCAAAGGGACGAGTGGctgctacaaacacacaag ACAGACGAGCATCTGGACAAAGTGACACAGAGTCACATGAAAAGCTGGCCCAGCGCATTGAGAAGGACGTG CAAATTCTCAACTGTGCACTGGACGACATAGAGATCTTTGTGGCGCGGCTGCAAAAGGCAGCAGAGGCCTTTTCTCAGCTCAACCAGCGCAACAAGAGtaagaagaataagaagaaagGACCAGCAG AGGGCATGCTGACTCTTCGAGCCAAGCCCCCCTCCGAAGCGGAGTTCATTGATAGCCTGCAGAAACTGAAGCTGGCCCTCAACCTCTTG GCCAAACTGAAGAAGCACATACAGAATCCGAGTGCATCTGAGCTGGTTCATTTCCTCTTTGGCCCTCTGGAACTG GTGCTGCAGAGCTGTGGAAGTCCTGAACTAGCACGTTCGGTCATCTCCCCTCACCTCTCCAAAGATGCTGTTGAATTTCTGCAGGGACACCTCACCCCCAAAGAGATGACCATCTTTGAGCTGCTTGGCGACGGATGGACTAAGCCCAG GGCAGACTGGCCCAGGGATAAGTGTGCTCCTCCTTACTACCCAAAGTTTCGGAATGGCTGGGAGCCGCCAGCAGAGCTTTTCAGGACGGCCCCATGGGAAACAGAGGGGCCCACGGGACCCCTGGGATCTCCCACTAGCCCTGATTACAAGAAACACTCAGCAGAAGAg ttttatgGAAGTCATTCCTCAAACTCATCAAATGG GTCTTACAACGGGACGCTCCCTTCCCGCAAATATGCCAAAATTCGCTACCACTTTGTAGCGAGGAATGCCAACGAGCTGTCAGTGCTGCAGGACGAAATCCTGGAG GTGATAGAGGATGACAAACAGTGGTGGAAACTGCGGAATCGCAGTGGCCAAGCCGGCTACGTCCCCTTTAATATCCTTGATGTTGTGAAGATAGAGGAACCAGAGGGCGTCCATAACCAG CATGGCTACAGGACGTCCCCTCCTGCTTCTCTCAGCCATGGAGACAGTTTCAACAAGGGTAGACCCAAAGACAAAA taatggatgacgtcaccactgaGTTGTTAATGACAATCACCGCTAACAAAAACCAGCCACGAAAGTTCCGTATTGAGCGATCGTCTGGCAGCCAGGTCCCTCTCACCTTTGAGTCAAACCCAGAGCAGGTGACTGCATGGCTCAACTCTAAAGGTTTCTCAAAACC GACGGTTGAATGTTTGGGGATTCTGACTGGAGCCCAACTGTTTTCCCTCAACAAAGAAGAACTGAAGGCAGTCTGCGGAGATGAAGGCGGTCGTGTCTACTGTCAGGTCACTGTGCAGAAAGAACAGCTGGAG aAGACGAATGGAGATTCAGAGCTGAAGGAGATCATGAAGCGGAGGCAGGAGAGGATCGAATCAAGCAGCAAAGACTGA
- the fads2 gene encoding fatty acid desaturase 2: MGGGGQQREEGKTDSGKAGGVYTWEDVQSHCTKTDQWVVINRKVYNVTQWAKRHPGGFRVLYHYAGEDATEPFSAFHPDQKFVQKYMKALQIGELAATEPSQDRNKNAAVMKDFQDLYVKAESQGMFRTRPLFFILHLGHIILLEVLALLMVRYFGTNWIVTLLCAVMLATAQSQAGWLQHDFGHLSVFKKSYWNHVVHKFVIGHIKGASANWWNHRHFQHHAKPNVVLKDPDINMLNLFVLGDSQPVEYGIKKIKNMPYNHQHKYFFLVGPPLLIPIFFHLQIIQTMISRRYWVDLVWFMSFYIRYFYCYVPLYGVIGATALLFFVRFMESHWFVWVTQMNHIPMEIDYEKHQDWLTMQLQSTCNVEQSFFNDWFSGHLNFQIEHHLFPRMPRHNYYLVAPHVEALCKKHGIPYQTKTLWQAFSDIVTSLKSSGDLWLDAYLNK, from the exons ATGGGAGGTGGAGGccaacagagagaggaaggaaagacagACAGCGGCAAAGCTGGAGGTGTTTACACCTGGGAAGATGTGCAGAGCCACTGCACCAAGACCGATCAGTGGGTGGTCATCAATAGAAAGGTCTACAACGTCACCCAGTGGGCCAAGAGGCACCCAGGAGGGTTTCGAGTCCTCTACCACTATGCTGGAGAGGATGCTACG GAGCCATTCAGTGCGTTTCATCCTGATCAAAAGTTTGTGCAGAAGTACATGAAGGCCCTGCAGATCGGAGAGCTGGCAGCAACGGAGCCCAGCCAGGACCGAAACAAAAAT gCAGCAGTTATGAAGGATTTCCAAGATTTATATGTGAAGGCCGAGAGCCAGGGGATGTTTCGAACCCGGCCTTTGTTCTTCATCCTCCACCTGGGCCACATCATACTGCTGGAGGTTCTTGCTTTGCTGATGGTTCGATACTTTGGGACAAACTGGATCGTGACACTTTTGTGCGCGGTCATGCTGGCAACAGCTCAG TCGCAGGCTGGGTGGCTGCAGCACGACTTCGGCCACCTGTCTGTCTTCAAGAAATCCTACTGGAATCACGTGGTGCACAAGTTTGTCATCGGCCATATAAAG GGAGCTTCTGCCAACTGGTGGAATCATCGACATTTCCAGCATCACGCAAAACCCAACGTCGTCCTCAAGGACCCAGATATCAACATGCTGAACCTGTTTGTACTTGGAGACAGCCAACCAGTGGAG TATGGCATAAAAAAGATCAAAAATATGCCGTATAATCATCAACACAAGTACTTCTTCCTTG tGGGACCGCCGCTGCTCATCCCGATTTTCTTCCACTTACAAATCATTCAAACCATGATCTCCCGCCGCTACTGGGTG GATCTGGTTTGGTTCATGTCGTTCTACATTCGCTACTTCTACTGTTATGTACCCCTGTATGGTGTAATTGGTGCTactgctcttctcttctttgtcAG GTTCATGGAGAGTCACTGGTTTGTGTGGGTGACTCAAATGAATCACATACCGATGGAAATAGACTACGAGAAACACCAGGACTGGTTAACCATGCAG CTGCAGTCCACCTGTAACGTTGAGCAGTCCTTCTTCAACGACTGGTTCAGCGGACATCTCAACTTTCAGATTGAACACCA TCTGTTTCCAAGGATGCCACGACACAACTACTACCTGGTGGCCCCACACGTCGAAGCACTTTGCAAGAAACATGGCATTCCTTACCAGACCAAAACCTTGTGGCAGGCCTTTTCTGACATCGTCAC gtcaCTGAAATCCTCAGGGGACCTCTGGCTTGATGCATATCTcaataaatga
- the LOC113165381 gene encoding leucine-rich repeat-containing protein 10B has protein sequence MGNSSRKEEGDEEDEGGKDGEEAEITQKKKEEEEVEEELPLGVEELLESGDPVLDLSYRKFKRLPSRVCGLMHLEKLYVCGNSIRTVPDSLSQLQGLRILALDFNKLEDVPVAVCQLTHLTRLYLGSNRLMSLPPEVKNLRNLRCLWVESNYFQRFPRELYDLPHLKSLQIGDNRLKTLPPDLCRMEALKGLWLYGNRFESFPNVLLRMKGLEILDLDRNKISEIPSLRRLRTLRLFSYDHNPIKGPPEVREEVLLVGEGAAEFLEAREARKERRRKAAEKEAEELALAGEEPVIHGILKNSSSKQATAETVVTEEDVDVKEEEEETLVNVEEEVEEGDGDMELPVTEYDGAELEYDEEGVEYETEELICEGEGFEYEGEELEYERAQMDYEYEAEEELEDTGRQDEGA, from the coding sequence ATGGGCAACTCCTCCAGGAAGGAAGAAGGAGACGAAGAAGATGAGGGGGGGAAGGATGGCGAGGAGGCAGAAatcacacagaagaagaaagaagaggaggaagtggaggaagaaCTTCCACTGGGGGTGGAGGAGTTGTTGGAGAGTGGAGATCCCGTGTTGGACTTGAGTTATCGTAAATTCAAGCGGTTGCCCTCACGCGTATGTGGACTGATGCACCTGGAGAAGCTGTATGTTTGTGGAAACAGCATACGCACTGTGCCGGACAGCCTCTCTCAGCTGCAGGGTCTGCGGATACTCGCCCTCGATTTCAACAAGTTGGAAGACGTCCCCGTGGCCGTCTGCCAGCTCACCCACCTCACCCGCCTCTACCTGGGCAGCAACCGGCTGATGAGCCTTCCTCCTGAGGTGAAGAACTTGCGGAATCTGCGTTGTCTGTGGGTGGAGAGCAACTACTTCCAGAGATTTCCACGAGAGCTCTATGACCTGCCCCACCTCAAGTCCCTTCAGATAGGGGACAACCGGCTGAAGACGCTGCCTCCTGACCTGTGCCGTATGGAGGCTCTGAAGGGATTATGGCTCTATGGGAACCGCTTTGAGAGCTTCCCCAACGTTCTGCTGCGCATGAAGGGCTTGGAGATCCTAGACCTGGACCGCAACAAAATATCAGAGATTCCCAGCCTGAGGCGTCTTCGAACCCTGCGCCTGTTCTCCTACGATCACAACCCGATCAAGGGGCCTCCAGAAGTTCGCGAGGAAGTACTGTTGGTGGGTGAAGGGGCTGCTGAGTTCTTGGAGGCGCGTGAGGCCAGGAAGGAGAGACGGCGAAAGGCCGCGGAGAAAGAGGCTGAGGAGTTGGCTCTGGCCGGAGAGGAGCCGGTGATTCATGGAATACTAAAGAACAGCAGCTCAAAACAAGCAACAGCTGAAACTGTAGTGACAGAAGAGGACGTAGAcgttaaagaagaagaagaagagacccTGGTgaatgtggaggaggaggtggaggagggggatgGGGATATGGAGCTGCCAGTTACTGAGTATGATGGAGCTGAGCTTGAATATGATGAAGAGGGCGTTGAATATGAGACGGAGGAGCTAATATGTGAAGGAGAGGGGTTTGAGTATGAGGGAGAGGAGCTGGAGTATGAGAGGGCTCAGATGGACTATGAGTATGAGGcagaagaggagctggaggacacAGGGAGACAAGATGAAGGGGCATGA